Proteins from one Streptomyces sp. NBC_00289 genomic window:
- a CDS encoding PucR family transcriptional regulator, with protein sequence MAGSWAHNLYRRRSDREGSLPRDGAGRPPTAARRETGPSATTTADHALHDVTVLSRTLFDTPDEGEILRLAMDHIAAAGPYSAEAAYLTVDGCLVPSRTNVQRHALAVDHRVRELAGHDGPVTVPGQLWGRALGLRGLERLHGYLVVTSHSQPTEAERSLLATLVRNTAAALSVAFARRRQGEEALELHRLRQERTVLQRQLISVMAELGYQRAVHALMADVAASGGGEEAITRALHRLTGLPALVEDRFGRLRSWTGPSRPDPYPEPDPRRQDEMLQAVAREAGPVRIKDRLITLVRPHGEILGVLALVDARNEADEHTVLALAHAATSLALELAHLRNLAEVELRLRRELVDDLLAGTDEASAYARSEAVGHDLHRSHYVVVVQWSNRTADDSFAQTVGRAASAVGMRSLLTRRSDHVVLVVYDRPHARALYEALARETGTRSGTIGVSAPCDSPDDIPHRYQEAQRALEVRRHSRERYGTTFFDELGLYRILGPGNDYRELETFVHEWLGKLIDYDAQHHTALVETLSRYFDCGGNYDETAESLAVHRSTLRYRLQRIRDISGNDLANVENRLNLQVATRVWRIVLGGHG encoded by the coding sequence ATGGCCGGCAGTTGGGCGCACAACCTGTACCGCCGCCGCTCCGACCGGGAGGGCAGCCTTCCGCGGGACGGAGCCGGGCGGCCTCCGACGGCCGCGCGGAGAGAGACCGGCCCATCCGCTACCACCACGGCCGACCATGCCCTCCACGACGTGACGGTGCTCTCCCGCACCCTCTTCGACACTCCGGACGAGGGCGAGATCCTGCGCCTGGCCATGGACCACATAGCCGCCGCAGGGCCGTACAGCGCCGAGGCCGCATACCTCACGGTGGACGGCTGCCTGGTCCCCAGCCGGACGAACGTGCAGCGCCACGCCTTGGCCGTGGACCACAGGGTGCGGGAACTGGCCGGGCACGACGGCCCTGTGACCGTACCGGGCCAGCTCTGGGGCCGGGCCCTGGGACTGCGCGGCCTTGAGAGGCTCCACGGCTACCTCGTGGTGACGTCCCACTCCCAGCCCACCGAGGCCGAGCGCTCCCTGCTCGCCACGCTCGTCCGGAACACCGCTGCCGCTTTGTCGGTCGCCTTCGCGCGCCGCCGCCAAGGCGAGGAAGCGCTGGAGCTGCACCGGCTCAGGCAGGAACGCACAGTCCTCCAGCGGCAGCTGATCTCCGTCATGGCCGAGCTGGGGTACCAGCGTGCCGTTCACGCGCTCATGGCCGACGTCGCCGCCTCGGGTGGCGGCGAGGAAGCCATCACCCGCGCACTGCACCGGCTCACCGGACTCCCCGCGCTGGTGGAGGACCGCTTCGGCCGGCTGAGGTCCTGGACCGGCCCCAGCCGCCCCGACCCCTATCCGGAACCGGACCCCAGACGCCAGGACGAAATGCTGCAGGCCGTCGCCCGGGAGGCCGGGCCGGTGCGGATAAAGGACCGGCTGATCACTTTGGTCCGCCCACACGGCGAGATTCTGGGCGTGCTGGCCCTGGTCGATGCCCGGAACGAGGCCGACGAGCACACCGTGCTCGCACTGGCACACGCCGCCACGTCGCTCGCCCTGGAACTGGCGCACCTGCGCAATCTGGCCGAAGTGGAACTCCGGCTGCGCCGCGAGCTGGTCGACGACCTCCTGGCGGGGACCGACGAGGCGAGCGCCTACGCCCGGTCCGAGGCAGTCGGGCACGACCTGCACCGCAGCCACTACGTCGTCGTGGTGCAGTGGTCGAACCGGACTGCCGACGACTCCTTCGCGCAGACCGTGGGGCGGGCGGCCTCGGCCGTGGGCATGCGCTCACTGCTGACCCGGCGATCCGACCACGTGGTCCTGGTCGTCTACGACCGGCCGCACGCCCGCGCGCTGTACGAGGCGCTCGCCAGGGAGACCGGGACACGGTCCGGGACGATCGGGGTGAGCGCCCCGTGTGACTCCCCGGACGACATCCCCCACCGCTACCAGGAGGCGCAGCGCGCCCTGGAAGTGCGCCGCCACTCCCGCGAGCGCTACGGCACGACGTTCTTCGACGAGCTGGGCCTCTACCGCATCCTGGGACCCGGCAACGATTACCGGGAACTGGAGACGTTCGTCCACGAGTGGCTGGGGAAGCTCATCGACTACGACGCCCAACACCACACAGCCTTGGTGGAGACCCTGTCCCGGTACTTCGACTGCGGCGGCAACTACGACGAGACCGCCGAATCCCTCGCGGTTCACCGCAGCACACTGCGGTACCGGCTCCAGCGCATCCGCGACATCAGCGGCAACGACCTCGCGAACGTCGAGAACCGGCTCAACCTCCAGGTGGCGACCCGGGTGTGGAGGATCGTGCTGGGCGGACACGGCTGA
- a CDS encoding DUF1931 family protein, producing the protein MTVMGVSKFERFFRAAAGLDVDKNDLKRYGDFVDAKLYDLLLVGQASAKANGRDTVEPWDLPITKGLQEAIHRFRRLDEEVELKPILEALAAHPPLDRAPTQETEERYPEIIGGLSVALAETFKIMYSDIKNPQTKHWEGVTAVFDRLL; encoded by the coding sequence ATGACCGTGATGGGTGTGTCGAAGTTCGAGAGGTTCTTCCGCGCTGCCGCAGGCCTCGACGTGGACAAGAACGATCTGAAGCGGTACGGCGACTTCGTCGACGCCAAGCTCTATGACCTCCTGCTCGTGGGCCAGGCATCGGCCAAGGCCAATGGCCGGGACACCGTCGAACCGTGGGACCTACCGATTACCAAGGGCCTCCAGGAGGCCATCCACCGCTTCCGCCGGCTCGACGAGGAGGTCGAGCTGAAGCCGATCCTGGAAGCCCTCGCCGCGCATCCTCCCCTCGACAGGGCGCCCACCCAGGAGACCGAAGAGCGCTACCCCGAGATCATCGGCGGTCTCAGCGTCGCCCTCGCCGAGACGTTCAAGATCATGTATTCGGACATCAAGAACCCGCAGACCAAGCACTGGGAGGGTGTAACCGCGGTCTTCGACCGGCTCCTGTAG
- a CDS encoding SRPBCC family protein — MKTDTRFTSRLRHDPLVRGLGWTSALLGVPQVVAPADFARALGVDDTPRNRLATTAVGVRELAAAAGLLGRPHPAWLWGRVSGDLIDLASLTRALKNHDGRGLGRTVAATAAVSAITATDVYAAVTRTRGSAPMQLTATTTVTEPPDEVYGLWSDLERLPSFMAHLDEVRVTGPRTSRWRASAPFGKTVEWDAETTQQIPGRLIAWRSVDGADIDNSGEVRLEPAPGDRGTEIRVTLRYDLPGGALGKAAARYFGEEPHQQLDDDLRRFKQIAETGEVVRSEGAPGGKRARGEFPQHPARPLTEDELKEAAA; from the coding sequence ATGAAGACAGACACCCGCTTCACCTCCCGCCTACGGCACGATCCCCTCGTGCGCGGCCTCGGCTGGACCAGTGCGCTCCTGGGAGTGCCCCAGGTCGTGGCCCCGGCGGACTTCGCCCGGGCACTGGGCGTGGACGACACCCCCCGGAACCGTCTGGCCACGACCGCCGTCGGAGTGCGTGAGCTGGCGGCGGCGGCCGGGCTGCTGGGGCGGCCGCATCCCGCGTGGCTGTGGGGGCGTGTCAGCGGCGACCTCATCGATCTGGCATCGCTGACGCGGGCCCTGAAGAACCACGACGGCCGCGGCCTCGGCCGCACGGTCGCGGCAACCGCCGCGGTCAGCGCCATCACGGCCACGGACGTGTACGCGGCCGTCACCCGCACACGGGGGAGCGCCCCCATGCAACTGACCGCGACGACCACCGTCACCGAACCGCCGGACGAGGTCTACGGTCTGTGGAGCGACCTTGAGCGACTGCCCTCCTTCATGGCGCACTTGGACGAGGTGCGCGTCACCGGCCCGCGCACCAGCCGCTGGCGGGCGAGCGCGCCGTTCGGCAAGACGGTCGAGTGGGACGCCGAGACCACGCAACAGATCCCCGGCCGGCTGATCGCCTGGCGGTCGGTCGATGGCGCCGACATCGACAACTCCGGCGAGGTCCGCCTGGAGCCCGCCCCCGGCGACCGCGGCACGGAGATCCGGGTGACCCTGCGCTACGACCTGCCCGGCGGGGCGCTGGGCAAGGCTGCGGCGCGCTACTTCGGCGAGGAACCGCACCAGCAACTGGACGACGACCTGCGCCGCTTCAAGCAGATCGCGGAGACCGGCGAGGTCGTCCGCTCGGAGGGCGCACCCGGCGGCAAGCGCGCCCGCGGAGAATTCCCGCAGCACCCGGCCCGACCGCTGACCGAGGACGAACTGAAGGAGGCTGCGGCATGA
- a CDS encoding type 1 glutamine amidotransferase domain-containing protein — MTQELRGMRVGILATDGVERVELDQPRGALQGAGAKTEILSLHPGEIQARQFDLNAAGTFPVDRTVDDASVDDYHALLLPGGTMNPDQLRMNRDAVQFVKDFMTTGKPVASICHGPWTLAEADSVRGRRLTSWPSIRTDLRNAGAEVVDEEVVVDGQLVTSRSPADLPAFCAAIVEQFARAHHPMPG; from the coding sequence ATGACACAGGAACTCCGGGGGATGAGGGTGGGGATTCTGGCCACCGACGGCGTCGAACGGGTGGAACTCGACCAGCCGCGCGGCGCGTTGCAGGGCGCGGGGGCGAAGACCGAAATCCTCTCACTCCACCCCGGCGAGATACAGGCACGTCAGTTCGACCTCAACGCGGCCGGAACCTTCCCCGTGGACCGCACGGTCGACGACGCCTCCGTCGACGACTACCACGCGCTGCTCCTGCCCGGCGGCACTATGAACCCCGACCAACTGCGCATGAACCGCGACGCGGTGCAGTTCGTCAAGGACTTCATGACCACCGGGAAACCGGTCGCATCCATCTGCCACGGCCCGTGGACTCTGGCGGAAGCCGACTCCGTGCGCGGCCGTCGCCTGACGTCCTGGCCCAGTATCCGCACCGACCTGCGCAACGCCGGCGCGGAGGTCGTCGACGAGGAGGTGGTCGTCGACGGGCAGTTGGTCACCAGCCGCAGTCCGGCGGACCTGCCCGCCTTCTGCGCCGCCATCGTGGAGCAGTTCGCCCGGGCACACCACCCCATGCCCGGCTGA
- a CDS encoding alpha-L-fucosidase, whose amino-acid sequence MSSSINRRQFLASATCVATAAVDGGVSGAGVAEAASSAYTPDWNSLDQHPPAPEWFQDAKFGIYFHWGVFSVPAFDNEWYPRSMYQSGSNANRHHTATYGQPSAWPYHNFIDGARDLAGNTVQFAPKLKSAGGKFDPDEWVQLFVDAGARFAGPVAEHHDGFSMWDSQVNEWNSVNKGPGLDLLRLFTTAIRAKGLKLLVAMHHAYHFNGFYEFAPAQTDGSLKKFYGQLGSSAENQLWFDKLKEVIDRAQPDILWQDFKLDAVDETQRLKFLAYYYNQADSWGREVVATYKDGMNGEGEVFDYERGGPADLTTPYWLTDDSISSSSWCYTQGIGYYTVQQMLHSFIDRVSKNGSVLLNLAPMADGTIPQAQKDILLGIGDHLRRFGESVYATRAWTAYGEGPTKMGGGAFTTPHAGTAQDIRFTRNKADNVLYATVLGWPGSALTIKTLGSDRINLSSLTSVTLLGSTAGTYIDLPTPAQNASGLTIGLPSSAPYSAGAYVLKLTFSGTIPGLRPLAGAIAFTDVNYTGNSAALTVGDYNSAGLTAAGPGPRTVSSLRPAPGYQVIGYSGDNFTGTSWTFTADNPDLGVTGNNDQITSLKVQFNPATYFRITNATNGFVLDSGGNVASGSNLKQWTWDGSPNLQWHAVAVGGGYYRLVNRTNGMVADGWGATADGSPARQAAWNGGTNQQWTITHRGGDRYSIANRTTGLVLDGGGNVDSGSITKQWTYGISTNLLWAFTAV is encoded by the coding sequence ATGTCGAGCTCGATCAACCGACGCCAGTTCCTGGCCTCCGCAACCTGCGTGGCCACAGCGGCCGTTGACGGAGGTGTGTCTGGTGCAGGAGTCGCCGAGGCGGCGTCCAGCGCGTATACGCCCGACTGGAACTCGCTCGACCAGCACCCGCCGGCTCCGGAGTGGTTCCAGGACGCGAAGTTCGGGATCTACTTCCACTGGGGCGTCTTCAGCGTCCCCGCCTTCGACAACGAGTGGTACCCGCGCAGCATGTACCAGAGTGGCAGCAACGCCAATCGGCACCACACCGCGACCTACGGTCAGCCGTCGGCGTGGCCGTACCACAACTTCATCGACGGAGCGCGGGACCTGGCGGGCAACACCGTGCAGTTCGCGCCGAAGCTGAAGTCGGCCGGCGGGAAGTTCGACCCCGACGAGTGGGTTCAACTGTTCGTCGACGCGGGCGCGAGGTTCGCCGGCCCGGTCGCCGAGCACCATGACGGCTTCTCCATGTGGGACAGCCAGGTCAACGAGTGGAACTCGGTGAACAAGGGGCCCGGCCTCGACCTGCTTCGGCTCTTCACCACGGCCATCCGCGCCAAGGGCCTGAAGCTACTGGTGGCCATGCACCACGCCTACCACTTCAACGGCTTCTACGAATTCGCCCCCGCACAGACGGACGGCAGCCTCAAGAAGTTCTACGGACAGCTGGGTTCATCCGCGGAGAACCAGCTCTGGTTCGACAAACTCAAAGAGGTCATCGACCGCGCCCAGCCCGACATCCTGTGGCAGGACTTCAAGCTGGACGCGGTCGACGAGACACAGCGCCTGAAGTTCCTGGCGTACTACTACAACCAGGCCGACAGCTGGGGCCGTGAAGTCGTCGCCACCTACAAGGACGGCATGAACGGCGAGGGCGAGGTCTTCGACTACGAACGTGGCGGCCCGGCCGATCTGACCACCCCGTACTGGCTGACCGACGACAGCATCTCCAGCAGCAGCTGGTGCTACACCCAGGGCATCGGCTACTACACCGTGCAGCAGATGCTGCACTCGTTCATCGACCGGGTCAGCAAGAACGGCAGCGTGCTGCTGAACCTCGCGCCGATGGCCGACGGGACCATCCCCCAGGCGCAGAAGGACATCCTGCTCGGCATCGGAGACCACCTGAGGCGCTTCGGCGAATCGGTGTACGCGACCCGCGCCTGGACGGCGTACGGCGAGGGCCCGACGAAGATGGGCGGCGGCGCGTTCACCACTCCGCACGCCGGCACCGCGCAGGACATCCGCTTCACCCGCAACAAGGCCGACAACGTCCTGTACGCCACCGTCCTGGGCTGGCCCGGCAGCGCGCTGACGATCAAGACCCTCGGCTCGGACCGGATCAACCTCTCCTCGCTGACCTCGGTCACGCTCCTCGGCTCCACCGCCGGCACCTACATCGACCTGCCCACGCCGGCCCAGAACGCCTCAGGCCTCACGATCGGCCTGCCGTCCTCGGCGCCCTACAGCGCGGGCGCCTACGTCCTGAAGCTCACCTTCTCCGGCACGATCCCGGGCTTGCGGCCGCTCGCCGGCGCCATCGCCTTCACGGACGTCAACTACACCGGCAACTCCGCTGCCCTCACCGTCGGCGACTACAACTCGGCCGGCCTGACCGCGGCCGGACCGGGCCCACGCACCGTCTCCTCCCTCCGGCCGGCCCCCGGCTACCAGGTGATCGGCTACTCCGGAGACAACTTCACCGGCACCTCCTGGACCTTCACCGCCGACAACCCCGACCTCGGAGTCACCGGCAACAACGACCAGATCACCTCACTCAAGGTCCAGTTCAACCCGGCGACATACTTCCGGATCACCAACGCCACCAACGGCTTCGTCCTGGACAGCGGCGGCAACGTCGCCTCCGGTTCCAACCTCAAGCAGTGGACCTGGGACGGGAGTCCGAACCTGCAGTGGCACGCGGTGGCTGTCGGAGGCGGTTACTACAGGCTGGTCAACCGTACCAACGGCATGGTCGCCGACGGCTGGGGCGCCACCGCCGACGGCTCCCCGGCCAGACAGGCCGCCTGGAACGGCGGCACCAATCAGCAGTGGACCATCACCCACCGCGGCGGCGACCGTTACTCGATCGCCAACCGCACCACCGGTCTGGTCCTCGACGGCGGCGGCAACGTCGACTCGGGCTCCATCACCAAGCAGTGGACCTACGGCATCAGCACCAACCTCTTGTGGGCCTTCACCGCGGTCTAG
- a CDS encoding zinc-dependent alcohol dehydrogenase — MKASCWTGRNSVKVRDVPEPSILNSRDAIVKITSTAICGSDLHLLDGYVPTMQKGDIMGHEFMGEVVEVGPGIRNGKLRVGDRVVVPFPIACGACASCRAELYSCCENSNPNSGISEKLFGHPTAGIYGYSHLTGGFAGGQAEYARVVFADVNAFKIESDLSDEQVLFLSDILPTGYMGAELCDIQEGDVVAVWGAGPVGQFAMDSARVLGAEKVIAIDKETYRLDMAAAQGYATVDFEEVDVRSALLELTGGRGPDKCIDAVGMEATHGASHLDLYDRAKQAVRSETDRPHALRQAILSCRSGGVVSVIGVYGGLIDKFPAGAWMNRSLTLRTGQCHVQKYMKPLLGLIEQGSIDPTRVITHRLPLTEAATGYDMFKNKKDHCEKVVLKP; from the coding sequence ATGAAGGCAAGCTGCTGGACCGGGCGCAACTCGGTCAAAGTGCGGGACGTCCCCGAACCGTCGATCCTGAACAGCCGCGACGCCATCGTCAAAATCACCTCGACGGCGATCTGCGGCTCCGACCTCCATCTGCTCGACGGCTACGTCCCCACCATGCAAAAGGGCGACATCATGGGCCACGAGTTCATGGGCGAGGTCGTCGAGGTCGGTCCCGGCATCCGCAACGGCAAACTGCGCGTCGGCGACCGGGTCGTCGTGCCCTTCCCGATCGCCTGCGGCGCCTGCGCGTCCTGCCGCGCGGAGCTGTACTCGTGCTGCGAGAACAGCAACCCCAACTCCGGCATCTCGGAAAAGCTCTTCGGGCATCCCACCGCCGGCATCTACGGCTACTCCCATCTCACCGGTGGCTTCGCCGGCGGTCAGGCAGAGTACGCCCGGGTGGTGTTCGCCGACGTCAACGCCTTCAAAATCGAGTCGGACCTCAGCGACGAGCAGGTGCTGTTCCTGTCCGACATCCTGCCGACCGGGTACATGGGCGCCGAGCTGTGCGACATTCAGGAGGGTGACGTCGTCGCCGTCTGGGGCGCCGGGCCGGTCGGCCAGTTCGCGATGGACAGCGCCCGGGTTCTGGGCGCGGAGAAGGTCATCGCGATCGACAAGGAGACCTATCGGCTCGACATGGCCGCCGCTCAGGGCTACGCGACCGTCGACTTCGAGGAGGTCGACGTACGCTCGGCCCTGCTGGAACTCACTGGCGGCCGGGGCCCCGACAAGTGCATCGACGCGGTCGGAATGGAAGCCACGCACGGTGCCTCCCACCTCGACCTCTACGACCGCGCCAAGCAGGCGGTCCGCTCCGAGACCGACCGGCCGCACGCCCTGCGCCAGGCCATCCTGTCCTGCCGGAGCGGCGGCGTGGTGTCGGTCATCGGTGTCTACGGCGGGCTGATCGACAAGTTCCCGGCGGGTGCCTGGATGAACAGGTCCCTGACCCTGCGCACCGGGCAGTGCCATGTGCAGAAGTACATGAAGCCGCTGCTGGGTCTGATCGAGCAGGGCAGCATCGACCCCACCCGGGTGATCACCCACCGGCTGCCCCTGACCGAGGCAGCGACCGGCTACGACATGTTCAAGAACAAGAAGGACCACTGCGAGAAGGTCGTCCTCAAGCCGTGA
- a CDS encoding FadR/GntR family transcriptional regulator: MSLTDKAIEEIRELIRTGALPPGSKLPPEADLAAQLGLSRNLAREAVKALAVARVLEVRRGDGTYVTSLQPSLLLEGLGGAVELLQGDSVALQDLMEVRRLLEPIATALAATRISDAQLAEVKRHLDAMREARDDVGQLNAHDAAFHRAVISATGNETLLTLLEGISGRTLRARIWRGLVDTQAAGRTLAEHEAIFNALATRDSALSQAAALLHVSNTEQWLRQHLRSGEPLPFGTTARK, translated from the coding sequence GTGTCTTTGACGGACAAGGCCATCGAGGAGATCCGTGAGCTGATCCGGACCGGTGCCCTGCCTCCGGGCTCGAAGCTCCCACCGGAGGCGGACCTGGCCGCACAGCTGGGCCTGTCCCGCAACCTCGCCCGGGAAGCGGTCAAGGCGTTGGCCGTCGCCCGGGTCCTGGAGGTCCGGCGGGGCGACGGCACCTATGTGACCAGCCTGCAGCCGAGCCTGCTGCTGGAGGGGCTCGGCGGCGCGGTGGAACTCCTGCAGGGCGACTCGGTCGCCCTGCAGGACCTCATGGAGGTACGGCGGCTCCTCGAACCGATCGCCACGGCCCTTGCCGCCACCCGGATCTCCGACGCCCAACTGGCCGAGGTGAAGCGGCACCTGGACGCCATGCGCGAGGCCCGCGACGACGTCGGACAGCTCAACGCCCATGACGCGGCCTTCCACCGCGCTGTCATCTCGGCCACGGGCAACGAGACTCTGCTCACCCTTCTCGAAGGCATCTCCGGCCGCACCCTGCGCGCCCGCATCTGGCGCGGCCTGGTCGACACCCAGGCCGCCGGACGCACCCTCGCCGAGCACGAGGCCATCTTCAACGCGCTGGCCACCCGTGACTCCGCCCTGAGCCAGGCTGCCGCCCTGCTGCACGTCAGCAACACCGAGCAGTGGCTGAGACAGCACCTGCGCTCCGGCGAACCCCTTCCCTTCGGGACGACAGCGCGGAAGTGA
- a CDS encoding DUF2267 domain-containing protein gives MDYNTFLDTITRRGNVPPEKAEPLTRATLETLAERLTRGEADDLASELPKQLKETLVSPTPEAEPFGLDEFINRVSRRAGVSPEEAREGVRAELSTLKNAVSDGEFRHVLSQLPRDFEALVGAQD, from the coding sequence ATGGACTACAACACCTTCCTCGACACCATCACCCGGCGCGGCAATGTCCCCCCGGAGAAGGCGGAGCCCCTCACCCGTGCCACCCTGGAAACCCTGGCCGAGCGGCTCACCAGGGGTGAGGCGGACGACCTCGCCTCCGAACTGCCCAAGCAGCTGAAGGAGACGCTGGTCTCTCCCACTCCGGAGGCCGAACCGTTCGGACTCGACGAGTTCATCAATCGGGTGAGCAGGCGAGCGGGGGTGAGCCCGGAGGAGGCCCGTGAGGGTGTACGGGCCGAGCTGAGCACCCTGAAGAACGCGGTCAGTGATGGAGAGTTCCGCCATGTACTGTCCCAGCTGCCCCGGGACTTCGAGGCTCTGGTCGGCGCCCAGGACTAG